AATGGACATCTCCAGTACGCGCGGTGAAACGGACGGCCACGCTGTCGAAATTAGAGTGACATCTCCATCGCGCCGACGCAAACGGCGATGCCCGGAATGTACTGGGATGAAGTCGATCTCTGGGAAAGTACGGGAGAGCAGTGTGGTTAGCCGCGGATCACAGGCGAAAGTGACTTGCGCGCCAGAGCGGATCAGCCATGGGCAGCAGACCATCGTCACTCGCAACTCATCGCCGGGGCCGCCGCGCATTCCGACGAGCAGTCGCTGCCCGTGCAGTGATTCACCGCGCCAGACCCTCATCGAGCCGGGGAAGGCTTGGTCGAACAACGTACAGAGATCGGCATGTGCTGTGATAGCCTCCTGCCACTCGCTCCGCAGCATGTGGCACATGACGCTGTGCCAAAGCACGCGGGCGCCCGGATCTTTGCCGGTGCCGGCAGCCGCACGCCGCGCGACGCCGTAAGCCGCGAGCGCGGCGTCAATGTCGTCGCTCTCCTCTTCGAGTAGGCCTAGCTGCGCGTATAGCCGCACATAACCCGGTGAGAGCATGCGCGCCGTAAACAGCGCTACCCGGGCGCCCTGCACGTCACCGGTCCGCTGCAGCGTGATGCCCAGAAGGAGATGCGCGTGCGCATTCAGCGGGTCGATCGCCACAGCACGCCGAATAAGGACAAGAAGCCCTTCATCCGTGCCGGCTTCGATCAACTGCTCGGCGAGCGCGAGAATCAGCGGCACGTTGGCAGGGTTCGCTGTGAGCGCGGTACGGAGTACGCTCTGCGCCTCAGCACGATCGGTAAGGCGCGCCATTAAGCCGGCGACGCTGCGGGCGACGTCGGGATTGCTACTGCGCCCGAGACCCGAGGCCTCGATCACCGTCCGCGCGCCCGCGTAATCCATGCGCAGCAGCCTCAGCATGACGTGCTGTTCGAGCAAAGCTATGCCGTAGCGAGGGTCGCCCACCAGTTGCGCCAAAACAGCGTCCGCTTCGGCAAGCCGCCCTGCCTCAAACAGCAGCAGGCCCAACTGGGTGCGGGTCTCGAAATCGTCCGGGAAGCGCTGCAGCACGGTGCCAAGCTTTGCGAGTTCGGCTTCCAGCCGGCCCGCTTTCATCAGCACGTCGCCGAGTGCGCGGATGCGCCGAGGCAACAGTGGCGTGACGGTCAGCAGGCGGCGTAGCAGAGCCTCTGCAGCCGCATCCTGCCCGGCGAGGCGCAGCAACTCGCTTTGGCTTTCGAGCACGGTGTCGCGCTGGCGCTGCGCCTCGGGTAGTGAAGCGTATTGTGCCAGCGCCTCCTCCATCTGCCCAGCGACGCGAGCGAGGCGCGCCTTAGCCAGCAATCGGTCTGCCGTTTGTCCAGGCAGCGAATTGAGCACAGCGAGTGCGTCCCCATAGTAGCCCGCGCGCTCTAACGCGCCGGCCAGCAACGCTACGAGTGCCGAAGCGTCACGCTCGGCAAGCTCGATAGCACGGCGCAAAATTGGCAGAGGTTCATCTAATCCGCGGTAGCGCGTCGCGAAGCTAAGTAGGCTCGTCGCCGCCGGTGTCGCGCGTCCGGCTTCCGTTACTAGCTCCAGGGCCAGGGCGCTTACGTCAGTCAGGATGCGTTCGACGCGCAGTTGATTGTTCGTTCTCAGCAAGGAGCGGAGCCCCTCTGCCAACAGTTCGGCACAGTCACATGCGCCATCCGGGTCGCTGAGCTTCGAATTGCGAGCATAATCGCCGGCGCGCCCGCTCTCGCCATGTAGCAGTTCGACCGCGAGGGCGGCGGATAGGGCGGGCGTACTGGCTGGGTGCTCCACAATCATCGCGCGACTTGCCAGCACCGCCTCCTCCAGTTGGCCAAGTGCCACAAGCAGGCGAAGCCGCGCCAAATGCAAATGAACGATGCGCGACTCGGTCGCAATCCATGACGAAATCGTCGGCAGCAGCCGCTCCTGCTGCGCCGGAGTCAGCGACGACTTCGCCAGCCCGGGCAACGCCTTGTGGTCAGAAACCTGAGCAATTGCGGCGTCCAGACAACGCTCCGCAAGCGATTCATTCCCGGCGCGCCGGGCCACCTCGCCGATATGCCGCCATTGATCCGAAGTCAGCGCGTGAGCTGCTGGGTGCGCGGCAAGCGCTTCCACCCACGCGCAGGCGGCGGGGTAGATACCAGAACGGCGAAGCTGATCCAGCACTGTCAGCGCCGGCTCAACCTCGGGCCACTCAGCAAGCACGAGGCTCGGCAGCATTGCGTCCGTCGCTGCGTCGGAGCAGGCTCGATGCAGGTTGAATAGGGCCTCGGTCAAGCGAGAGGCGCCACGGAACATTGGCGATTGCGCTATCCATTCAAGCGCGGCGGCGATCCCGTCGATTTTCGCCAACGCTATCCCGAAGTTTAGCGCCAGATGGAAGCGCGATGGATGCACCTTTAGGGCTTGCCGGCAGATTTGCAGAGCCTCTTCCGCCGCGCCGCGTGCCAGCAACAGGCGGGTGAGGCGAATCCCCGGCGTGCCGTCGCCCGGCTCGGTATGTGTGAGGAGTGCGAGCAGGCGTGCGGCGACGTGCCACTCGCGCTGAGCTTCGGCGCAGCGTGCTGCCAGCATCAGCGCTTCTGCGTGCAGGGGCTCTCGCGCTAGTACAATCCGCAGCAGGTCCCAGGCCCGCTTCGGGGCGTGCTTCGCTAGTTCGACCGAAGCCAAGCCGAGCAGGGCGCCCAGATGCTGGGGGTCAATCATCAACGCTGCCCGAAAGCTGACCTCGGCATCCTCAACCTGCTTGGCTGCAAGCTGGGCCTCGCCGCGCAGCGTGCCGACGAGGGCAGGCTCGTCGGCCACCAGAATTGTTGCCTCGTCTACGCGAGCCGTCGCGGCCAGAAGGCGGGCTAGGCTGCGTCGCGTGTCAGGTGCCGGGGCTGGTTGGAGCAGTCGCTTGCGCAGCAGCTCCTCGGCGCCTGCAGTGTCCTTTATCGCCCACAGCGCCTCAGCGAGCAGTGCGGACGCTTGGGGATGGTCTGGCGTGCGCGCTAGCAGGGCGGTCAGCACTTGCACGGCTGCTTTGGGATTAGGCACACGCAGCAAGGCTGCGGCGTGTTCCAGGGCTAGCCCGTCGTTGGTAGGCGCGTCGCGCACCAGCCCCGCCAGCAACTCGACAGCGGCCCTTGGCTGGCCTAGCGCAAGACACTTCTGTGCGACTTCGCGGCGCTGCCTGTCATCAGTTGCTAGGCCACGCGCAACACGCAGGCTGGCGGTCGCAACGATGAATTCGCTCGCCAGCATTGCTGCGCGGGCAAGCCCGAGCCAAGCAACGAGGTTTGTCGCGTCCTCGGCAATCAGTGCGCGCCAGTGCGCGACGGCTGTCGGCCAGTCCTCGTGCGCCTCGGCCCGCAAAGCCTCGCGCGCTGGGCCGAGCGACCAACCGGGTTCCGCAACCGCCAGAACGAACGTCTCGTCATCGATCTCAGCCTGTACGCGCAATTCGGTGAGGGGAGCACCGCGCGCGAGCCGGAGCGTGAAGCTGCCATCCACCTCGGCCGCGCTCGCCAGAACTGCGTCGTCGAGATAGGCGCTGACGCGAACCGGTTGGTTGGAGGCGAGGTCGGCCGCCCAGCCAGCGATGTGGCCGGGCGCCACCCTCTCTATCTCGCCCTTCAAGCGTGGCATGGCTGTTGGCCTTGCTTCTGGATGCAGTTCGTCACCACGCCGAACGTCCCTCAGTTTGCTCCGAGCCGCGCCTGGGCTCAGCGGACTGCGGCACCCGCTTAGTCAGCGATTTGGGCTGTATGTGGGTCGCCGTGGGGTGGAGCAAATCGGTCCCCGCGGAGTTGGCGATCCTCCAGTCAAGTGCACGGGAGCGGTTCAGCAGCAGGGTGCGTGTACCCACCGCACCTGCTAGCTCGCCGGTACTGTTGATGATCGAGATGACAGCGTCGAGCGCGCCGAGTAGCGCCGCCGTGCCGTCGATGTCGTTACGCAAGTCGAGACCGGATAACCGGTGCACCGATAGATCTGCGCGCGCGGCCAGCTCAGACTCACCATCCACTTGCACTGACACGAATTGCGCGCCCGGTAGGTCGAGCACGGCGCGCCAGTCGTCTAATTCCGTCATGTTGGCGCGACGCATGGGAGTGTCGAAGGAACTAGTCCATGCAATACCGATCTTGCGGTCCGGGCCAAGCGCGGCAAGCCGCTGCCGCCAGGCATGCACAGCAGCCTCGTCAGGGCGCAGGTAGGCCGGATGCTGCGGAAACGCATCGCGATCAGCACGGAAGTCGGGTAGCAGGTCGGTCGCAAGGGCGATGCGGTCGAAGCCCTGTGCGCGGTGCCAGGTTGTCCCGTCTATGATCGAGGCCAGCGCCAGATCTGGTAGACCGGCATAAGCGGGTGCAGCGGAGACCGGCGGCGGCCCGTCCCGTCCGTGCCAACGAGCCACCGGAATGAACGACAGACCGGCGAAGGAGCGCTGGAGCAGCGGCAAGAGGCGTGGGTCGGCACCGAATACCGTGTCGGGGTGCCGTGCGGCAATTTGTGGGTAGATTGCGCACCAGTTCACCTCGTCCCCGATGCCCCAAGCCGGCAGTACCAGCAACCGCTCACCACGGCGCACTGCGTCCATCCGGCGGGTCACGCGCGCCTCGCCCAGACTGGCGCGCAGCGCCGCCGAGACGTCGCTGTGGCGGTACATCTCGAAGGCCTGCCGGTATTCGCCGAGAGCCAGATGCATCGGCGCCAATAGACCGATGCCACGCCGCAGCACCGCTGGCGAAGCAAAGTACCGCGCGTGCTGCGCGACATGCGCACGGGCAGCCGCGTAATCGCCATTGGCGCAGAGGATAATCAGCTTCTCTTCGCGTAGCCTGCTGTCGTCGGGGTCGATACCGATGGCGCGCTCGATCGCGGCGAGCGCGCCAGCCGAATTACCCGACGCTCGTTCGAGACTGGCCTGCAGGCGTAGTAGAGGGACATGGCGCGGCAGCGCCTGTAAGGCCGTCTCGAGTGCGACTCGCGCCCCCGCCATATCACCCGCTTCGAGCCGTGCCTCTGCGAGGAAATGCCGCTCGCGCGGGTTCGGCGCCACGCGAGCGGCGACCATTGCCAAGTGGCGAGCCCATTCCGCATCAGCGCTGCTACCCTCAAGGGCGCGAAGCCGTGACCAGGCCCGGACGTGCCATGGGATCGTCTCGAGGCAGCGGGTGAAGGCCTCAATCGCATCTGTCTCCAACCCTAGTTTCTCGCAGACTAGGCCCAGCCGGTAGAGCGCATCGCCATCATCGGGTGCAATACGGAGCGCCTGTCCAAGTAGCGCGCGGGCGCGCTGGAGTCGTCCTGTGCGGGCCGCCAGCACTCCAAGTTCGCGCAATACCTCCGGCAGCAGGGGCTTGCATTGCATGCAATTCAACAGCGTCTGCTCCGCGGCCGCTAGCATACCCGCGTGTGCCTGCAGTTCGGCTAGTGCCAGCAGGTTCATGCTGTCCTGTGGCATCAGCGCCGTCAGTCGCTCGCGCGTGGTGATGGCGGCAGTCCAGTGGCCCTGTGCCGCCTGAACGCGCGCTAGGGCGATGAGTACACGCGGATTGTTGTGATTGTTTTGCGCGAGAGCCTCAGCCAGCGCTTCTGCTATGTCGGCGCGCTGGCGTTGCAGCATCAAGTCTATTTCGTGCAACTCCTCCTCGACGTCCGGCACGGTCTCAAAGGTGAGGTTGCGCAACTCCAGTTCGAGGTCGGGCAGAGCTGCGCGCCGGGCGGCGCGTGCCATCAGCCGAATATGCGGACGCAGCAGTGGGGCTAGAATGCTTACTGCGCCGCCGCGGATGCCCGGCTCGGCGTGTAGGGCGACAAGGCTGGCCCAAAGGCGGGCGCGTGCGGCGCGCGGCTCGGCAACGCGCATGGCGTCGCGCGTTGCCTGCGCCACCTGCGACCACTCACCGAGTCGCAGGGCGATTTCGACGCCAAGATTGGCCCAGCGCTGGCTACTGACGGCATCCTTCGGCCGCTTACCGTGTACTGCCCGCGCCTCTGCAGGTGAGCCGGCCTCTAGCAGCAGTGACGCGAGATCGAGTGAGGGGGCGGGTGGTTTCCCCTGATGCATCATGTACAAGCGGTAGGCGCGCAACGCCTCGGCTGCATCGCGCTCATGCAGGCTTTGCCGCAGTAGTGCTGGGCCGGTTTCCGCGTGGCTAGGGCTTAGGGCATCTGCATCGTCGAGATGGCGTCGCGCGGCAACAAAATCGCCGGCATCCTGATAGCTGCGGGCCAGCTTCAGGTGGGATTCGAAATGCCGAGGCCGGACTTCCAGGACGCGCTGCCACGCAATAATCTCGCTGGCGGGATCACTTTGACCGCCATGGGCGCGGGCATTAAACAATCGGAGCGGAAAGGACTGCGGCGCCAGCGATAAACCGTGCCCAAGAACCGCGCGCGCCGTGACGAAGTCCTTTCGTCGCAGAAGCGCCTCACCCAGTTTAGCGATGGCCTCGACGTCATCGGGCTCCGCCTCAAGAACACTGGTCCATCTGTCAACCGCTAGGATCCATTCCTGTTCGGCGCTGGCGGCCAGAGCCGCGTCGCGCATGCCTTGATGCTCAAAGGATCGGCTCCTCGACGTCTGCTCCGACACGTGACCCCTGGGCGAGATATTGCTGACCATTGGAAGGTATAGTATCGCTCCTAACATCTACATGCACAGAATGCAGGGAGTTTGTAAACCTTGTGGAGCGGCTGTAAGCGCGCTGGCGGTTGCGGCGTGGGCGGCTTGATGGGGCTCAGGCGGCGTCGGGCCGGAGGTTCCTAGACGCGAGGTCGCCGATGCGGTTGGTTGGGTGGTCGGCGATGCGGTTGAGGAGACCGCAGAGGTGAGCCTGCGGTTCCCAGCCGTTGAGCTCCGCGGTGCCGACCAGGGTGTAGATGACCGCGGCCCGCCTGCCGCCCTCGTGCGACCCGGCGAACAGATAGTTCTTCCGACCCAGCGCGAGCGGGCGCATGCGCCGCTCGGCGGCGTTGTTGTGCAGGCAGGCAGGTCAGGTCGCGGATCATCGGCGATGACGGCGGCGATCCAGGAAGCCTACGTCCAAGGTATCTCGACGCGCTCCGTGGACCCTGGACAGTCCCGCGCTGCTCACAGGCTTTGCGGCCATGATCAAACGCATGGACACGGGCAGCCCCTGGGTGGTCTCCAACAACCCGCGCGGTCCGTATTGGGAGGGTCCGCCCGATGGAAGCTGGATGGGCACCCGCCACTACAACCTGCCTGCCATCGTCCGCGCCAGCACCGCCGCACCGGGATATTTCCGGCCCGAGTTCCTGCGGATCGCGGCGGGCGCTCCGCCTGGATTATTCGTGGATGGCGGCGTCTCGCCTTACGACAATCCGAGCTTGCCGCTGCTGATGCTGGCCACCGCGCGCCCCTATCGGCTTCGCTGGAAGATGGGGCCCGAGTCCCTGATGATGGTATCCGTCGGTAGGGGCAGTTTTCGCGTCCGCATGGCGCCGGGCACGCGTGGCCCGGCCGTGGGCATGGTGGCGCGCGCCCTGCTCGGCATGATCGGCGATGGGCAGGCGTTGTCGCTCACACTGATGCAATGGATGTCCGTGACACCCGCTCCGCACAAGTTGAACAGCGAGATCGGCGACCTGGCCGACGAGTTCCTGGGCGGCGTGCCGCTCCTGCGCTTCCTGCGCTACGACCTCCCGCTGGAGGCGGAGTGGCTGGAGCAGGAGCTGGCGACCCGGACGGACGCGAGATCGCTGGCGGAGCATCGCCGGATGGATCACCCGGGTGGTATGTCGGCGCTCCGTGACATCGCTGAGCGAGCGGCGGAGCGGCAGGTGCGACCCGAGCATTACCCCGCGTGTTTTGATCTTGATGGCTGAAATCACCGCCACGTCGCGGGCGGGGCTTCCAATGCATCCGTGGTCTCGGGGCAGGGGATCAACCCTCGCGGCAGGCGCATCGGCGTGGAAGCGTCGTCGTCCACGAGGAACCGTGAAGCGGCGGCGTCCCGCTTTGCCGTCCATCCAGGCCGGTGATGCGAGGCATGGCGTGAACTTGCAGAGGCAGCCGGCCCATGCGACCCAAATCGCGATGGGCCGCGATTCCCCCATCTCGCCGACGCCCTTTCCCACGGAGCGATAGCAATAGTCCGCAGCCATCTGGTCACGCGACGATCGGCCTCTGCCCTTCTCACCCTCGCCACCGTCGGTTGTGCCGGAAGTGACATACCTGACCGCGGCCTCTTGGCCGAGGGCCCGGAGCGCCTCATGTCCCGGCTGCGCCGGCTCGAGGACGCGGTCGTCGATCTCGGCGCAGAGGCGCGAGACCTGGCTGCGGCTGATGCCCTCCATCCCCATGGCGCGCACCAGATCGTCCGCGAAGCGCGGCGCTGTCTCTCGGCTACCCTCCATGAGCGACACGAGCGCCCGCAACCGCAGCGTTTCCGCGTGGTCCGCCTCGACCGCTTGATGGTCGGCCAGGACCGCCCCCGCTGCCGCGACTTTCCCCTGCTCGAGTAGGAGCGCGGCGCGGAGGTGCGCGCCGTCCTGGGACATAGGATCGCCGAGCACCTCAAGGGCGGCGGACGCACCGGCGCGGCGATAGGTAAGCACCGCCCGGAGACGGGGCGCTCCGTCTGTGGCTCGAGGGCGTCCGCCCCATCGGCAAGCGTCGAGGCGGCCGCGTCATCACCAGCGTGGAGAAAATGGACGCCTGGAGCCGAAGCACGCGAGCCTTCGTCCCCGCCTCCAGCGCATCCCACTCCGTCCCACCGCGGATCTCCTGGAGTGCAGCGGCCGTCGCGGAAACCTCCCCGGTCCGGAAGCGGCCCAGCAGATGATCGAGCCGGTGCCCCACCGACTGCGAGATCAATCTCCGCAGGTCGTCGAGGGCCGCCGCCGACGGGCCGGTCGGTACCGCGCTAGCCGCCGAGAGCATGTTAAACGGTGCGGAGACGACGCCGCAGACCCGCTCTAGGTGCTCCATGCCGAGGTGCTGGGCGACGATACCGGAATGTGGTCTGAGCTTCTCTTGAATCTGATGAGGGGCCCACACCTCGTACTCCACCCCGATCTGCAGGAACCGCTCTCGTTCCTGCTGGACTTCCGCGTCACGTTGCGCCGAGTGGACGTTCGCCGCCACGACGAGAGTGAAGCGGCGAACCTTCTGGTCCTTCCAGTGCCCGTCCCAGTGCTTCAGGAAGTCGTCCGACCACTCCTTCAGCTCGCCCTTGTCCACGGCCGCGTAACACTTGCACGAGGCGACCTCGATAGTGCCGTCTTGGCGACGTGCGAGGACATCGATACCGTATTGAAGCTGGCGAGATGTGCGATAAAGGGTGGCGCTGACGACCCCCGGCTCCTTGTCCAAGAGAGAGACCGTCATTGCCTCGAACCCGTCGGAGGGCATCTCGTGGAAGGGCACGGGAAAGTGCCGGTTTACGCGAATCGAGGCCATCCAGACGAAACATACCGCCCCGGGGACGCGCGCGGAACATGCGGATAGGTGGTTAGTGCACGCGCGCAGACCTGTGTCGAAGCGGAAGCCTTAATCTGCAGCTGGCCGATGACTAGATTAGCTTTTTGTGCCCTTAATTAGGGCGACCATTCGACGAGCGCCCACATCGGGGGAGATCGGTGCTAATGTTGGA
This region of Sediminicoccus rosea genomic DNA includes:
- a CDS encoding tetratricopeptide repeat protein, with amino-acid sequence MPRLKGEIERVAPGHIAGWAADLASNQPVRVSAYLDDAVLASAAEVDGSFTLRLARGAPLTELRVQAEIDDETFVLAVAEPGWSLGPAREALRAEAHEDWPTAVAHWRALIAEDATNLVAWLGLARAAMLASEFIVATASLRVARGLATDDRQRREVAQKCLALGQPRAAVELLAGLVRDAPTNDGLALEHAAALLRVPNPKAAVQVLTALLARTPDHPQASALLAEALWAIKDTAGAEELLRKRLLQPAPAPDTRRSLARLLAATARVDEATILVADEPALVGTLRGEAQLAAKQVEDAEVSFRAALMIDPQHLGALLGLASVELAKHAPKRAWDLLRIVLAREPLHAEALMLAARCAEAQREWHVAARLLALLTHTEPGDGTPGIRLTRLLLARGAAEEALQICRQALKVHPSRFHLALNFGIALAKIDGIAAALEWIAQSPMFRGASRLTEALFNLHRACSDAATDAMLPSLVLAEWPEVEPALTVLDQLRRSGIYPAACAWVEALAAHPAAHALTSDQWRHIGEVARRAGNESLAERCLDAAIAQVSDHKALPGLAKSSLTPAQQERLLPTISSWIATESRIVHLHLARLRLLVALGQLEEAVLASRAMIVEHPASTPALSAALAVELLHGESGRAGDYARNSKLSDPDGACDCAELLAEGLRSLLRTNNQLRVERILTDVSALALELVTEAGRATPAATSLLSFATRYRGLDEPLPILRRAIELAERDASALVALLAGALERAGYYGDALAVLNSLPGQTADRLLAKARLARVAGQMEEALAQYASLPEAQRQRDTVLESQSELLRLAGQDAAAEALLRRLLTVTPLLPRRIRALGDVLMKAGRLEAELAKLGTVLQRFPDDFETRTQLGLLLFEAGRLAEADAVLAQLVGDPRYGIALLEQHVMLRLLRMDYAGARTVIEASGLGRSSNPDVARSVAGLMARLTDRAEAQSVLRTALTANPANVPLILALAEQLIEAGTDEGLLVLIRRAVAIDPLNAHAHLLLGITLQRTGDVQGARVALFTARMLSPGYVRLYAQLGLLEEESDDIDAALAAYGVARRAAAGTGKDPGARVLWHSVMCHMLRSEWQEAITAHADLCTLFDQAFPGSMRVWRGESLHGQRLLVGMRGGPGDELRVTMVCCPWLIRSGAQVTFACDPRLTTLLSRTFPEIDFIPVHSGHRRLRRRDGDVTLISTAWPSVSPRVLEMSIPYDLVDDGGFVCNSDSLIHRVYFEGSLRDGEDIERRLIKTDPGRRAEARRILDALPAGLRVGLCWRGSYSSGYRQRGFLQAEELGPFLAVEGTRFVNLQVNLTHAEQEVFQGNLAVIPGLDLFDDFEGTAALIAELDLVISVGVSMRDTAGAVGVPVWSFTTWPGAADVWRSGPDGVDVWQPSIIHYDLHTYGSRAGIISAIARDLTGLSRRGWGARA
- a CDS encoding tetratricopeptide repeat protein yields the protein MSEQTSRSRSFEHQGMRDAALAASAEQEWILAVDRWTSVLEAEPDDVEAIAKLGEALLRRKDFVTARAVLGHGLSLAPQSFPLRLFNARAHGGQSDPASEIIAWQRVLEVRPRHFESHLKLARSYQDAGDFVAARRHLDDADALSPSHAETGPALLRQSLHERDAAEALRAYRLYMMHQGKPPAPSLDLASLLLEAGSPAEARAVHGKRPKDAVSSQRWANLGVEIALRLGEWSQVAQATRDAMRVAEPRAARARLWASLVALHAEPGIRGGAVSILAPLLRPHIRLMARAARRAALPDLELELRNLTFETVPDVEEELHEIDLMLQRQRADIAEALAEALAQNNHNNPRVLIALARVQAAQGHWTAAITTRERLTALMPQDSMNLLALAELQAHAGMLAAAEQTLLNCMQCKPLLPEVLRELGVLAARTGRLQRARALLGQALRIAPDDGDALYRLGLVCEKLGLETDAIEAFTRCLETIPWHVRAWSRLRALEGSSADAEWARHLAMVAARVAPNPRERHFLAEARLEAGDMAGARVALETALQALPRHVPLLRLQASLERASGNSAGALAAIERAIGIDPDDSRLREEKLIILCANGDYAAARAHVAQHARYFASPAVLRRGIGLLAPMHLALGEYRQAFEMYRHSDVSAALRASLGEARVTRRMDAVRRGERLLVLPAWGIGDEVNWCAIYPQIAARHPDTVFGADPRLLPLLQRSFAGLSFIPVARWHGRDGPPPVSAAPAYAGLPDLALASIIDGTTWHRAQGFDRIALATDLLPDFRADRDAFPQHPAYLRPDEAAVHAWRQRLAALGPDRKIGIAWTSSFDTPMRRANMTELDDWRAVLDLPGAQFVSVQVDGESELAARADLSVHRLSGLDLRNDIDGTAALLGALDAVISIINSTGELAGAVGTRTLLLNRSRALDWRIANSAGTDLLHPTATHIQPKSLTKRVPQSAEPRRGSEQTEGRSAW
- a CDS encoding patatin-like phospholipase domain-containing protein, which encodes MIKRMDTGSPWVVSNNPRGPYWEGPPDGSWMGTRHYNLPAIVRASTAAPGYFRPEFLRIAAGAPPGLFVDGGVSPYDNPSLPLLMLATARPYRLRWKMGPESLMMVSVGRGSFRVRMAPGTRGPAVGMVARALLGMIGDGQALSLTLMQWMSVTPAPHKLNSEIGDLADEFLGGVPLLRFLRYDLPLEAEWLEQELATRTDARSLAEHRRMDHPGGMSALRDIAERAAERQVRPEHYPACFDLDG